The following coding sequences lie in one Sphingobium sp. KCTC 72723 genomic window:
- a CDS encoding OprO/OprP family phosphate-selective porin: MMFSVLRGGCALVALIAATPALAQAPSSAELADLVRAQAAEIATLRARLDRLEGAQAAAPQPQVAQQQAAPPPMIVTPFAPQIVPPGPADIDVAQARAIAANEVGLKTEWGAGLPVFRSADGVFTYKPRGRILVDVSSTMGSRYEGRNTTTTGMRALRLGLEGGVGPHFFYQFETDFSENEVDIVTAFMGWRNKISDRLDYDVRVGHLFNDRAFEGSTGSDSTPFLERGAVSTAIIPQRGFYGIGIMGRVFGPGFHASVSVTGDRVDGQQATNDSRTVAARAHWNPVMTDRALLHVGAWGFDEALSSAATTLTRNTVMGGRFNGAVRVGTGELLGGRSTTGYGVELGGYVGGLWLMGEAGQRIARLDAGRPDFRSKAWSVSTGLFLTGELPPYNPRLGSFGQPNVLNPLLDGGSGAIELTARYENLDYTDLLLGGEGWAATVGVNWYLNSFTRFQVNAIQWHTDNRAGTFTGSDDGQTLSARVGVTF, from the coding sequence ATGATGTTTTCCGTTTTGCGTGGCGGTTGCGCCCTTGTCGCGCTGATCGCGGCTACGCCTGCTCTGGCGCAAGCGCCGTCGAGCGCCGAACTGGCCGATCTGGTCCGCGCGCAGGCAGCGGAAATCGCGACTCTGCGCGCCCGTCTCGACCGGCTGGAAGGCGCGCAGGCAGCGGCCCCGCAACCCCAGGTCGCGCAGCAGCAAGCCGCCCCGCCGCCGATGATCGTCACTCCCTTCGCGCCGCAAATCGTGCCGCCCGGCCCGGCGGATATCGACGTGGCGCAGGCGCGGGCGATTGCCGCCAACGAAGTGGGCCTGAAAACCGAATGGGGTGCGGGCCTGCCGGTGTTCCGTTCGGCGGACGGCGTTTTCACCTATAAGCCGCGCGGGCGCATATTGGTGGATGTCAGTTCGACCATGGGGTCGCGCTACGAAGGGCGCAACACGACGACGACGGGGATGCGCGCGCTGCGCCTTGGCCTGGAAGGCGGGGTGGGACCGCATTTCTTCTATCAGTTCGAAACCGATTTTTCGGAAAATGAAGTCGATATCGTCACGGCCTTCATGGGCTGGCGCAACAAGATCAGCGATAGGCTAGATTATGACGTCCGCGTCGGCCATCTGTTCAACGATCGCGCTTTCGAAGGCAGCACGGGGTCGGACTCCACCCCCTTTCTGGAGCGCGGCGCAGTATCCACCGCGATCATTCCGCAGCGCGGCTTCTATGGCATCGGCATCATGGGCCGCGTGTTCGGTCCCGGCTTCCATGCTTCGGTCAGCGTGACGGGTGACCGGGTGGACGGGCAGCAGGCGACCAACGACAGCCGCACCGTGGCGGCCCGCGCGCACTGGAACCCGGTCATGACCGACAGGGCGCTGCTGCATGTCGGGGCATGGGGTTTCGACGAAGCGCTCTCGTCCGCTGCCACCACCCTGACCCGCAACACCGTGATGGGCGGGCGGTTCAATGGCGCGGTGCGGGTCGGCACGGGCGAATTGCTCGGCGGCCGTTCGACCACTGGCTATGGCGTGGAACTGGGCGGTTATGTCGGCGGATTGTGGCTGATGGGGGAGGCGGGGCAACGGATCGCCCGGCTGGACGCGGGACGCCCCGATTTCAGGAGCAAGGCGTGGAGCGTATCGACCGGCCTGTTCCTGACCGGCGAATTGCCACCCTATAACCCGCGCCTTGGCAGTTTTGGCCAGCCCAATGTGCTGAACCCGCTGCTGGACGGCGGATCGGGCGCGATAGAGTTGACCGCGCGCTACGAAAATCTCGATTATACCGACCTGTTGCTGGGCGGCGAGGGGTGGGCCGCGACGGTGGGCGTGAACTGGTATCTCAACAGCTTCACCCGATTCCAGGTCAACGCCATCCAGTGGCACACCGACAATCGCGCCGGCACCTTTACCGGCAGCGACGATGGCCAGACGCTCAGCGCCCGTGTCGGCGTGACCTTCTAA
- a CDS encoding CitMHS family transporter, producing the protein MNLALLGFLMVATFMTLIMTKRMTPLVALIIIPSMFGVIAGQAAGLGDMMIDGIKNLAPTGVMLLFAILFFSTMTDTGLFDPLVGRLIKIVHGDPLLILMGSVVLCAVVSLDGDGSTTYIITIAALLPLYKRFDMNRLYLCCLLMVTSGIMNLTPWGGPTARAASALKLDAATLFLPLIPGMIAGLAFLIGLAFWFGIKERRRLGHVHAHQPDAPSDLGVSQYPEARRPHLRWFNGALVVALLVLLVWGILPLSVLMMIAFAIAMIVNYPGVAQQKERIAAHAGNVLSVVSLIFAAGIFTGILGGTGMVEAMSKEVVGIIPPALGPYMAPITALLSMPFTFFISNDAFYFGMLPILAEAGAHYGVDPMAIARASLMGQPVHLLSPLVPSTYLLVSLSGIDLADHQRFTLLPAVAVCIVMTLVGMIALAFPFVA; encoded by the coding sequence ATGAACCTTGCCCTGCTCGGCTTCCTGATGGTCGCCACATTCATGACGCTGATCATGACCAAACGGATGACGCCGCTGGTGGCGCTCATCATCATCCCTTCCATGTTCGGCGTCATCGCGGGACAGGCGGCGGGGCTGGGCGACATGATGATCGACGGGATCAAGAATCTGGCCCCCACCGGCGTCATGCTGTTGTTTGCGATCCTGTTCTTTTCGACCATGACCGACACGGGCCTGTTCGATCCGCTGGTCGGGCGGCTGATCAAGATCGTGCATGGCGATCCGCTGCTGATCCTGATGGGTTCGGTGGTGCTGTGCGCGGTCGTCAGCCTGGATGGCGACGGATCGACCACATATATCATCACCATCGCCGCGCTGTTGCCGCTCTACAAACGGTTCGACATGAACCGGCTCTATCTGTGCTGCCTGCTGATGGTGACGAGCGGGATCATGAACCTGACGCCATGGGGCGGGCCGACCGCGCGCGCGGCCAGCGCATTGAAGCTGGACGCGGCGACTTTGTTCCTGCCGCTCATCCCCGGCATGATCGCGGGTCTGGCCTTCCTGATCGGTCTGGCCTTCTGGTTCGGGATCAAGGAACGGCGTCGGCTGGGCCATGTTCACGCGCATCAGCCCGACGCGCCATCGGACCTTGGCGTATCGCAATATCCAGAAGCGCGCCGTCCCCATCTGCGCTGGTTCAACGGCGCGCTGGTCGTGGCGCTGCTGGTGCTGCTGGTATGGGGCATATTGCCGCTGTCGGTGCTGATGATGATTGCCTTCGCCATCGCCATGATCGTCAACTATCCCGGCGTCGCGCAGCAGAAGGAGCGGATCGCCGCCCATGCGGGCAATGTCCTGTCGGTCGTGTCGCTGATCTTCGCGGCGGGCATTTTCACCGGCATCCTTGGCGGCACCGGCATGGTGGAGGCAATGAGCAAGGAAGTGGTCGGCATCATCCCGCCCGCGCTTGGTCCCTATATGGCGCCGATCACGGCGCTATTGTCGATGCCCTTCACTTTCTTCATTTCCAACGATGCCTTCTATTTCGGGATGTTGCCGATCCTGGCCGAAGCGGGCGCGCATTATGGCGTCGATCCGATGGCGATCGCGCGCGCATCGCTGATGGGGCAGCCGGTGCATCTGCTCAGCCCGCTGGTCCCGTCCACCTATCTGCTGGTCAGTCTGTCGGGCATTGACCTCGCCGATCATCAGCGCTTCACTTTGCTGCCCGCCGTCGCGGTATGCATCGTCATGACGCTGGTGGGGATGATCGCGCTGGCCTTCCCGTTCGTTGCATAA
- a CDS encoding AbrB family transcriptional regulator, which produces MHKGLAVLFRFLGALIVGASGGALFAGMGAPLPWVLGSMAACAIASISGLPIQAAAATRRPMAAMIGVVLGSSFSPALFAHAGAWVVPLIALPFFLTSAALLCVTYFRKVAGFDPATAYFAGMPGGIAEMVVMGGERGADERMVGLIHGARIFLVVFILPFLIRLYHGPGGTVVATPVTGDVADWSLLGWASGCIIVGLALGRLLRLPAWHLVGPLAVSAAVHMSGLADFRVPSWALAAAQVGLGATIGCRFVGLRLPVLLRTLLLAAGSTVILLAVTFVWAAGVSALTGIDPVLLTLAYSPGGLAEMSIVALSLALEPGFIIVHHLTRVVLVLVGAPIGFTAAASSARSPDR; this is translated from the coding sequence TTGCATAAGGGGCTGGCTGTCCTGTTCCGCTTCCTTGGTGCCTTGATCGTCGGGGCATCGGGCGGCGCGCTGTTCGCAGGGATGGGCGCGCCGCTGCCCTGGGTGCTGGGTTCCATGGCCGCCTGCGCCATCGCCAGCATATCGGGCCTGCCCATTCAGGCGGCCGCCGCAACGCGCCGCCCGATGGCGGCCATGATCGGCGTGGTGCTGGGCAGCAGTTTCAGCCCGGCCCTGTTCGCGCACGCAGGCGCATGGGTCGTCCCGCTGATCGCGCTGCCCTTCTTCCTGACCAGTGCGGCCCTGCTGTGCGTCACCTATTTCCGCAAAGTGGCCGGGTTCGATCCGGCGACCGCCTATTTTGCCGGGATGCCCGGCGGCATCGCCGAAATGGTGGTGATGGGCGGGGAACGCGGCGCGGACGAGCGGATGGTGGGATTGATCCACGGCGCGCGCATCTTTCTGGTCGTTTTCATCCTGCCCTTTTTGATCCGGCTCTATCATGGGCCGGGTGGCACCGTTGTGGCGACGCCGGTGACGGGCGATGTCGCCGACTGGTCACTGCTCGGCTGGGCATCGGGCTGCATCATCGTCGGGCTGGCGCTGGGCCGCCTGTTGCGTCTGCCCGCATGGCATCTGGTCGGGCCGCTGGCGGTGAGCGCCGCCGTGCATATGAGCGGCCTTGCCGATTTCCGCGTGCCATCATGGGCGCTGGCCGCCGCGCAGGTCGGGCTGGGCGCGACCATTGGCTGCCGCTTCGTTGGCCTGCGCCTGCCCGTGCTGCTCCGCACGCTGTTGCTGGCGGCGGGATCGACCGTCATTTTGCTGGCGGTCACGTTCGTCTGGGCGGCGGGGGTCAGCGCGCTGACCGGGATCGACCCGGTGCTGCTGACCTTGGCCTATTCGCCCGGCGGCCTTGCCGAAATGAGCATCGTCGCGCTCAGCCTGGCGCTGGAGCCGGGCTTCATCATCGTCCACCACCTGACCCGCGTCGTGCTGGTGCTGGTCGGCGCGCCGATAGGCTTTACGGCAGCAGCGTCATCAGCCCGGTCGCCGGATCGGTAA
- a CDS encoding YjbE family putative metal transport protein (Members of this highly hydrophobic protein family,regularly are found preceded by the yybP-ykoY manganese riboswitch (see RF00080). A metal cation transport function is proposed.) has product MTEIWHHIVADFSNLGTAATLAAFGQVVLIDIMLAADNAIVVGALAAGLPPASRRKVIAIGVIAALVLRIAFALLVTQLMQLVGLVFAGGLLLVWVAWKMWRELRSGGAAEDAQDIAGNAAPKGFAQAAWAVAIADVSMSLDNVLAVAGAARDHPGILVIGLVLSVALMGIAANLLARVIERYRAIAYVGLLVILYVAGKMIYEGFTDPATGLMTLLP; this is encoded by the coding sequence ATGACCGAAATCTGGCACCATATCGTCGCGGATTTTTCCAACCTTGGCACGGCAGCGACGCTCGCGGCCTTTGGTCAGGTCGTGCTGATCGACATCATGCTGGCAGCGGACAATGCCATCGTCGTGGGCGCATTGGCAGCGGGCCTGCCGCCAGCATCGCGGCGCAAGGTGATCGCCATCGGCGTCATCGCCGCGCTGGTGCTGCGCATCGCCTTCGCCCTGCTGGTGACGCAGTTGATGCAGCTGGTCGGCCTCGTCTTTGCCGGCGGGTTGCTGCTGGTGTGGGTCGCGTGGAAAATGTGGCGCGAACTGCGGTCGGGTGGCGCGGCGGAAGATGCGCAGGACATAGCCGGCAATGCCGCACCCAAGGGCTTTGCCCAGGCGGCATGGGCCGTCGCCATTGCCGATGTCAGCATGAGTTTGGACAATGTGCTGGCCGTCGCGGGCGCGGCGCGCGACCATCCCGGCATCCTCGTCATCGGGCTGGTCCTGTCCGTCGCGTTGATGGGTATTGCCGCCAACCTGTTGGCCCGCGTCATCGAACGGTATCGCGCGATCGCCTATGTCGGCCTGCTCGTCATCCTCTATGTCGCGGGCAAGATGATCTATGAAGGCTTTACCGATCCGGCGACCGGGCTGATGACGCTGCTGCCGTAA
- a CDS encoding CRTAC1 family protein, with protein sequence MPSLTRTLCHTLPFLLLAQAAQAQTPAEPAFTSVQTADFAIAGSLSNSWADFDRDGDLDLAVSLKGGDIRLYRNDKGHFVNVGPQLGLPTSGPEMRGVAWGDYDGDGWADLLGGATMPDQLSLVFHNKGGKAFTNVAPELGLTIPGRSARQTSWIDYDNDGDLDVYSANRIGANALFRNDGGKFTQVFAGTGPSDTRPTVGACWFDYDRDGDLDVFLANQSGAPDSLWRNDGTGFVDVAASIGLDNPGRTKEEGGVGCAVGDYDNDGHLDLFVPNYGVNALYHNNGDGSFTNVAKDMGVGIENHAVGAVWGDYDNDGFIDLFVTSYTGERNQQQPKNSLFHNEAGKGFVNVLTPTSKINVGDHGVQWVDYDRDGAIDLSVMRGYTDKGGHFLFHNDMAPAAAKRSLSVLLLDAKGRFTRMGAEVRLYDKAGKIVATRQLSTGDGYNSENAAPVHFGLKTLEPVTVEVTWMGAKGRKLQTIRNVKPGQYAGKSLIVTESK encoded by the coding sequence ATGCCGTCATTGACCCGCACACTTTGCCATACGCTGCCCTTCCTGCTGCTCGCCCAGGCGGCACAGGCCCAAACACCGGCAGAACCAGCGTTCACGTCGGTCCAGACCGCCGATTTCGCCATTGCCGGGTCGCTGTCCAACAGCTGGGCCGATTTCGACCGCGACGGCGATCTGGATCTGGCCGTGTCGCTGAAGGGCGGCGACATTCGCCTCTATCGCAATGACAAGGGGCATTTCGTCAATGTCGGGCCGCAACTGGGCCTGCCCACATCCGGCCCGGAAATGCGCGGCGTGGCTTGGGGCGATTATGACGGCGATGGCTGGGCCGACCTGCTGGGCGGGGCGACCATGCCCGACCAGCTGAGCCTGGTTTTCCATAATAAGGGCGGCAAGGCATTTACCAATGTCGCGCCGGAACTGGGCCTCACCATCCCTGGCCGGTCGGCGCGGCAGACTAGCTGGATCGACTATGACAATGACGGCGATCTGGACGTTTACTCCGCCAACCGCATTGGCGCCAACGCGCTGTTCCGCAATGACGGCGGCAAGTTTACGCAGGTTTTTGCCGGGACTGGCCCGTCGGACACACGCCCCACGGTCGGTGCCTGCTGGTTCGATTATGACCGCGACGGTGATCTCGACGTGTTTCTGGCAAACCAGTCGGGCGCACCCGATTCGCTATGGCGCAACGATGGGACCGGCTTCGTCGATGTCGCCGCATCCATTGGTCTCGACAATCCGGGGCGGACAAAGGAAGAAGGCGGTGTCGGTTGCGCCGTGGGCGATTATGACAATGACGGCCATCTCGACCTGTTCGTCCCCAATTATGGCGTGAACGCGCTGTATCACAATAATGGCGATGGCAGTTTCACCAACGTCGCCAAGGATATGGGCGTCGGCATCGAAAATCATGCGGTGGGCGCGGTGTGGGGCGATTATGACAATGACGGCTTCATCGACCTGTTCGTCACATCCTACACCGGCGAACGTAACCAGCAGCAGCCCAAAAACAGCCTGTTCCACAATGAAGCGGGCAAGGGCTTCGTCAACGTCCTGACCCCCACCTCGAAAATCAATGTCGGCGATCATGGCGTGCAATGGGTCGATTATGACCGCGACGGCGCGATCGACCTGTCGGTGATGCGTGGTTACACCGACAAGGGCGGCCATTTCCTGTTCCACAACGACATGGCCCCTGCCGCTGCGAAGCGCAGCCTGTCGGTGCTGCTGCTCGACGCCAAGGGGCGCTTCACGCGCATGGGGGCCGAAGTGCGCCTCTACGACAAGGCGGGCAAGATCGTCGCGACCCGGCAACTATCGACCGGCGATGGCTATAATTCGGAAAATGCCGCGCCGGTGCATTTCGGCCTCAAGACTCTGGAGCCAGTCACGGTCGAAGTCACATGGATGGGCGCGAAGGGCCGCAAGCTCCAGACCATTCGCAACGTAAAGCCCGGCCAATATGCAGGCAAATCGCTGATCGTGACCGAAAGCAAGTAA